The nucleotide window TTGGTACTTTTCAGGTAAAGGATCTATCCGAAGAAAAAGCCAAACATTATGCTGAAGATGCTGGTGAAGACCCCAATGAGGTTGAAGGAGCGCAAAAAGAGTACGGCATAGTGGCCACATCTGTTAAAATTATTGATACGAAATAGAGTTATTAGTTTGGACACATTTTTTTCGTATTAGTAAAACAGATTATCGGCAGTAGAATTTAATTAAACGGCTATTACAGGTCTGGTTGTTTCCTTAATTCAATTTGTGGGATGAAAAGTTATACTACTCGGTGTTTTATTTTGGTTATATCACTCTTTTTAACCTTTGCATGGACATCGTGTAATTCATCGGGAAAAGTAACAAGAGATATAGATCCATTAGCTTTAGAATATACTATTGATGAGGATAAAGCACTTGATCGTCTTAGCGAGGCCATTCAGCACAAAACGGTTTCGCTGGAAGATACATCAGCCATTAACTACGAGCCGTATGATAATTTTATAGCATTTCTCGAAAAAGGATACCCGAAGTTACATCAGGAAGCCGAAAAACAGCGGATCGGGAAATATAGCGTTTTGTACAAATGGGAGGGGAGTAATGCCAGCTTAAAGCCGGCCATGCTAATAGGACATTACGATGTAGTACCGGTGAAATCAGGCGGGGATACGCTTTGGCAACATGCTCCCTATAAAGGTGAAGTAAGTGATGGTTTTCTTTGGGGGCGTGGCACGCTCGATGATAAAAGCGGTATCATGTCGATCATGGAGGCGATGGAATATTTGATTGATCAGGATTTTCAGCCCGAAAGAACGTTTTATGTTGCCTTGCACCATGATGAGGAGGTCGGTGGGGTGCGTGGAGCACAAAGGATCTCCAAACATCTGCAGGATAATGACATTGAGTTGGCGTACTTAGTAGATGAAGGGTTGCCCATTGCAGAAGAGATTATCGACAATGTGAACGTTCCATTAGCAATGATTGGGGTAGCCTCGAAGGGATCGGTAAATATTGAGTTGACTTATAACCAAGATGGAGGGCATTCGTCGATGCCTCCGCGTTCTTCTGTGATTGGTACCCTTAGTGATGCCGTGAATCGTATTGAGCGTAAACCGATGAAGGCCAGCTACAGGGGGTTAATTGTAGAGACCTTTGAACCTTTAATTCCCTATATGACCTATACCCAGCGGTTGGCATTTAATAATACGTGGTTGTTTCGAGGAATTATAAAAAACAAGTTGAGTAATAATCCTGCTACTAATGCAGCACTACGAACTACCGCCGCAAAAACCATTTTTGAGGCAGGCTTTAAAGAAAATGTGTTACCGGTAGAAGGAAAAGTGATTATCAATTTTAGGATTCATCCCAATGATACTGTAGAGGATGTTGTGGAATATGTCCGGGATCGGATCAATAATGACCGTATTAATATTCGAGTGTTAGATCGGGCACGAAACTCTTCCCCGGTATCGAGTACGAAGGCAAAGCCATATAAGATGTTAAAAAGTACTATAGAAGAATCCTTTGGGGAAGCGTTAGTTTCACCGTCGCTGTTTATTGCGGCCAGCGATGCGCGCCATTTTGAGGATTTAACCCCCAATATTTACCGCTTTCGACCTATTCGCGCTCGTCATGAGGATCGATCGAGAGTACACGGAATTGATGAACGTATTTCGACTGAAAATTATATTGAAATGATACGATTTCAGATCAGGCTGATTGAAAATGGGGCAACAGAACTTCAGTAAATTTTTAGGGCTTGGAATTGTTATCTCACCTTGCAAATCAATCCGTTGTGTGCTTTAATGTAGCCGGCGCGCAGGATATCAAATCCGTGCTCCCAGGCATATAATCCCATCTGCTGAATATCCATGAGCTCGCGATAGCCGTAGTTCATGTAGTCACTCATGACGGTGTAAAATGCCTTGCTACGCAACTGATTTCGCGGTGTGGTTAGAATGGCGTAGCCACCGGGCTTTAGGAAACGGCGGTGCATTTCAAAGGCCTCGTGCTTGTACTCGTCGGGAAAATGCTCGATAAGTCCAATACTGACCACAATATCGAACTCCTTGCCGTATTTAAGATTGCGAATATCATCTACCACAAAATCGATATTCATATCCTCTTTGTAATAGACTTTGTGGCTTCCGGTAGCAGGATTATTTCCCAAGAAGGGATATTGGGCAGGAAACTTACCATAGCGGTCGGTTTTGCAGAATTTGTCATAATCTACCAGCACTGCATGACCGCCGGGATATTGCGCCATCAATTGCATTGCCTCATATCCATCGGCCGCGCCTAAAAATAAGACCTCCGGCTTTTCAACGTCGAGTCCTTCAAACAGGGCACGTTTTCCACGCGGGTCCCAGATGGCATCTTCTACACGATGTACCTTGTTCCACACCAGTAGTTGTACGAGTTCTTCGAGTGCTTCACCCGCACCGTGGATATCCATGCTCATCAGGTTTTGCCAGATAGCCGAGCGTGCAGCCTGTTTTTCTTTGGGGACATCTTTTATAAATAACTGATGGAAAGATTTGTTAAAATGCTTCCATCCTTCTTTGACCCCCATCCGTTCGCCATGCTCCTGTTCCCATTTCTTTTTACCCTCGGCCCATTTATCGACTTTGTATGGACGATTAATATTTTTCCAGTTTAGGTTCGACCAGTCAATATGACTTACATCTTCGAAGAGGTCGGGAGGCGTATCCCGTAAATCTTGAACGTGTGTGGCCAGCCTTTCAAAATACCCGACTTGGTGGTTGGGATTTTGGGTAGATTTTTTGGCAGTATCTGTTTCCATGGCAGGGTCCCTTATATTGGCCTTCTATTTCCATTATAACGAACGCCGCAATGAAAGTCATTTACAGTTTTTTATGGAGAATTATTATCCAATAAAATGTATGGATTTTTAATTACCCAATTACAGCCACTTCAATACATCATTTTTGGGTTGCTCAACCTGCACATAACTTTCAAATATTTCGCTGAGGGAGGCATCTTTTTGTAATTGTTTACGGCTTTCGGAATCGAGATAAGCAATAATTTTCTGGTTGTGCAAAATAGCGATATCATTACAGAGATTTTCAACGATTTCTAAAATATGACTGGTAATGATGATTGTGACACCATTTTCTTGGAGCTTGTTCAGAATTGTTTTCATCCGGCCTATCGAAATTACATCAATGCTTTCAAAGGGTTCATCCAGGAATAAAATTGTAGGCTCACTCAGGATGGCGGCACAAAAGGAGAGTTTTTTGCGACTGCCAGCTGATAATTTGTTGATTTTAGCATGCTCAAATTCGGTAAGCCCCAGATATTCCAACAGGGAATCCATTTTAGGCTGACGGTCTGGGCGACCAATTTCGAACATATCACAGATATAGTGCAAAAAATCGTGGCTGGTAAAATGTTCAAAAAGGAGCGGTGGCTGTAGCACAGAGGCGATCTCCCGTTTAATCATTAGCTCGTTGTATTCATTAAGTTCCCGGCCATTAATCACAATCGAGCCATCGTCATAATCAAGCAGGCCGGTTAAAATGCCGATTAGGGTGCTTTTTCCCGCGCCGTTGGGACCAATGAGCCCAAAGATGTTTCCTTTTGGAACGGATAGATTAAAGTCCGTAAGTACAGGGGTATCGCCGTATAATTTTTGTAATCCTGAAATTTGTATGGCTTGATCCATAGTTTACATTATTAGAGCATTAAGCTTATTGACGTGCATTGGCCCAAACATTGCCCAACACATGTTTATCAAAAGCGCGAACAAGCAGGTCCATGTCGCGCCATAAGTAAATGGCGATAGCTATGGTTAATGCCCCCATAATCCACAACCGATAAATCTGGTATTCGCCCAGGGGAGTAAAAACCGCATATCCCAATCCGAAAATGAGAAACAACATCATGAATGTAACTTTTTGGGATATGATGGGATGCTTAAAGCTAAATGAAGAATAATCTACTTTTTTGTAATAGTAAAAGGAGGTCCACAAGAATACGAGTGTAAAACAGACAAAGAAAAAAGTATTGCTGATATATATTCCGGCAACTGATCCTAATTGGGGCAAGTAGATGATCTCGGCCGTGGTGATCAGGTAAAAAATGAGTAAGGGGACGACAATAATTCCCAAGAAACGTTCTTTAAGCTGTTTTTCGAAAGAAATAGGGAACTGGAGATGTAGAAGAAATTCTTTGTTTTCGTAGCCAAACATGTTGGCCATACCCATGGCAAGAAGGGCTACAGGGATGGCTGCCAGCATTGTGGGAATAAGCAGGGCACTATAGTAGTTGTCCCCAAGTTGGAGTAGCAGGGGGATATATACGGCAGGAATCAAGGCAATAGTGAGAAGTTGCAGCCTGTTATACGGATGAGAAAAAACGTAGTAATAAAATTTGCCGGCATTATAGCCAAGCCACTTTTTTAGATAAAACCACAGCCGATTTCTTTTGTAGGTGGTTTGTTTGTGTACCGATTTTTGCAGCCCTTCTCGCGTTTTGAAAAAATGATCCCTAAAAATTAGAAATATCAGCAGGGCGCAGAAGCCATAAATGGTTGAAGCAGTAGCTAAATTATAGGAACCGGTAGCTGTATATTGCAGAAGTCCGCCGGGTGTATAAAATAGGTAGCTGTTTAGTGTTTTGATGCTTGGGAGATGATGGACTATTATTTGGTCGAACTGGCGCGAGATAATAGCAATGGCCTGAATGGTACCGAAGATCAGGAAAAGAGCACTAAAGACAATAATTTTAAATCGTTGTTCAACGATTTTTAGGAACCGGTGTTTAATAGAAAAGATGAATGCATAATTTAACAGAACAACGGCAATCACGACTGGAATATACATGAGGTTGTGAAGCTGCATAAGCAAAAAAACCAGCCAGGTAAGGTTGTAAATTACATTTAGCGGGTGAAAAAAGCCGAGTAGATTGAGATGCCAGCTGAGTTTTTTAACCGGGTAAGCAAAGGCCAGTAGTTTCCGGTTTTGTTCCATATTGAGGAGGCGGGTACTGGTAAAGGAAAAATGTAGAATCCACAGTACGTTGGCAAATATAAGAATGATGAGCTGATGGATGTCGACCGTAAGCCATGGGAGCTGTTCAGCAACTATAGGGTTTTGATCGAAAAGGATAATGACCAGTGCTGAACCTAACAGGTTGGAAAACAGAATGAGTAAAAAAATGATATATCCGACCATCAAGAAGGTCTGAAAGTTGGTGAGCCGATAGAGGAAAGTCGACCAATTAAGATATATCAATTTTCGGAGCATAGCTGATTGTCAAATTGATGGATACCTGAATGAATATTCAAAATAGTATTTCGGGAATCAATCTGACAATATTATCTTTATTAAGCTGGTTAGAATTTCTGAAGATAAGAAAGACATGACGTCCAAAAATACACTCAAATATATTTTTATCGCCGCTGTTATTGTATTGGCAGGCTTTGCACTGGCAGATTCACTCGGGTATTTTAACTCCAAACCCTATACGGCGGTATCACATGGCTCACATGTTCATTATGTGCCTGAAGATCGTGATCCCAACGTATCTATTGATAAATTTCCGCAAGAGGAACCAGGTCCGCGAGAACGTATTTCCCCTACCGGTCAAATTGTGCCGATAGAGGAATAATACGTCTTTTAAAAAGGAGAGGGGATTAGAAGTTGAGTCCCGCAACGATGGATATGACACTGTTTTTACCTTGCCCACCGTCAAAAGCATTGGTAAGTCCAAAGCCATAACGTCCTCCAACATTCAATTTCGTTAGACCAACGTTGAAGTCTACGCCAGCTCCTACAATACCACCAAAGTCTGTTTGTTCATTATCAGTATCGATACTTACACCGCCTCCAGAGACTTTACTCGTAACTGGAATGCCAACATACGGTCCAACATAAACATGCGGCTGTGCAGGACCAGGAGCGAAGCTAAATTTTGCTAATACTGGCACTTGAATATAGTCTAATTCCAGGGTGATGTCGTTAGCAGCTTCATATCCGTTTTGGGTATAAAGAACTTCCGGTTGAATGGAAATGGGGCTCATTGGAACTTTAAAGTTTAAGAACCCGCCGACCATAAATCCGGTTCGTGAGTCAAGATCAGACCCATCAGCGGTATCATAAAAATTGCTAAAGTTTAATCCGGCACGGAGACCAAAATCAACTTGGGCGTGGGACTTTTGGACAGAAATAATGCTTAGAAGGCCAAAAATAAGGGCGAAGGATATAATTATTTTTTTCATGATGAGAATAGGTTAATTATAAAGAATATTAGACCTTGCCTTTAAGTGGCAAAGTAGGTTGATATCTTACAAAATTAATATCTAATAACACATATTAATTTTGTGAAGGGTGAACCCTTTAGTTATCGAATTTTAGTAATTAAGAGACTATCATGCAGTTGGGTCAAGAGGTGAAATTACAGTACAGTGCTAAATTTGTAGATGGCCGTATCTCTTACCACTTGTCGCTTTTAGAAAAAGTAGAAGCATTCCAAAATAATTGTATATTTAACACTTAATTATTTTTGCTACTTCAGTCATCAATGTTATGGGTATATACAATCGTCGAAAAATTGTTTTGGGATTTATGGGAGTACTGGTTGCGGCCTTATCAATCTTCTCATGCACTACCAAGGAATCAGCAGAAGATGTGCTTACCGATGAGCCGATTCCAGAGCCTGGAAATCCGATTATTACCGAAAAATATACGGCTGATCCTGCAGCTTTGGTTTATCAGGATACCGTATTTCTTTATGTGGGACATGATCAAGCCGAACCGGGACACGGATTTTATGATCTTCGTGAATGGTTGGTGTATTCGTCCACGGATTTGGTAAACTGGCAGGAGTACGAAGTGCCGCTTCGGGCAAAAGATTTTGAGTGGGCCTCGGGTGATGCGTGGGCTGCAGAAGTTATCCATCACGATGGAAAATTCTATTGGTATACGACCGTAACGCACGCAGAAAATGAGGCCAAGGCCATTGGCGTGGCGGTATCCGATAGTCCCACCGGGCCATATAAAGATGCGCGTGGCTCGGCTTTAGTTACTAACGATATGACCACCAATGTAGATATTACCTGGGATGATATAGATCCCACGGTTTTTGTAGACGACGATGGGCAGGCCTATATGTTTTGGGGCAATACGCAGTTGTATTATTCAAAGCTGAAAGAGAATATGATTGAGTTGGAAGGCGAAATCAAAACGATTGATTTACCACACTTTACCGAAGCGCCGTGGATTCACAAGAAAAATGGTTATTACTACCTTTCTTATGCCTATAAATTTCCCGAGCGAACTGCTTATGCGATGAGTGATGATATTGAAGGCCCATATTATTTTAAAGGGATTCTCAACGAAGTTGCAGGCAACACCAATACCAACCATCAGGCTATTATTGATTATAAAGGACAGTCGTACTTTTTCTATCATACTGGTAATATTCCAACCGAGGGAAGCAGTTATCGTCGATCGGTGAGTATCGACTCGCTGCATTACAATGAAGATGGAACGTTGCAACGTGTTCAAATGACAACTGAGGGTGTAGGGGCTGTTGAATAAATTTAGAGAACTTCGCTGAGATACTTGCCGGTATGACTTTCTTCCACCTCAGTAATTTCTTCGGGCGTTCCAGTGGCTACAATTTGTCCGCCAGCAAAGCCACCTTCAGGACCAATGTCGATAATATGGTCGGCACATTTTATGACATCTAAATTGTGTTCAATGATGATGACCGTATGGCCATTATTGACGAGCTCATTAAAAGAGTCGAGCAGCTTAGCGATATCTTCGAAATGGAGGCCCGTTGTGGGCTCATCAAAAAAGTAGAGCGTGCTGTCGCCGGCCGATTTGCTGAGAAACTTAGCCAGCTTCACGCGTTGTGCTTCCCCACCGGAAAGCGTCGGCGCGCTCTGCCCCAATTTGAGGTAACCCAGTCCCACATCTTCGAGGGTCTGTAGTTTATTGGTAATGCGTTCCTCATCCACAAAAAACTCGATGGCCTCGGAGACGGACATATTCAATACATCGTGGATATTTTTGCCCCGATATTTCACCTGCAGTACATCCTTGCGGTAACGCTTGCCACCACACTCCTCGCAGGTCAGTTCAATATCGGCCATAAATTGCATTTCAATTTTTTGGATACCTTCGCCCTGGCATGCTTCACAGCGACCTCCGGGAACATTAAACGAAAAGTGTCCTGGCTCATACCCCATAATTTTAGATTGCCGGGTGTTTGCAAATAGATCACGAATACCGTCAAACGCTTTGGTATATGTAGCGGGATTTGACCGCGAAGAGCGCCCAATTGGCGACTGATCAACCATTTCAACTGAATCAATATAGTTGGTGCCCGTAATTTTACGATGATGGCCAATTTTATCCTTATAGGTTCCCATCTGATTTTGGATGGCAGCATACAGCGTGTCGTGTACCAAAGTTGATTTCCCGGAACCACTAACACCTGTAACACAGATCAGCTTTTCGAGCGGAAATTCTACATCAAGACTTTTGAGGTTGTGTTCCATGGCACCTTCCAGTTTAATGATCTTTCCGCTTCCTTTACGCCGTTTTTCCGGCACCGGAATTTCTTTGCGCCCACTGATATATTTGCCGGTTAAGGTATTAGCTTCCTGCAGATCATCATATGAACCACTGTAGACCACTTCACCACCGTGAATTCCAGCAAATGGACCAATATCAATAATGTTATCGGCCGCTTTAATCATTTCCGGGTCATGCTCTACAACCAGCACGGTATTTCCAATATCACGCAGTGATTTTAAAATGTTAATCAGCCGATCGTTATCACGGGGATGTAGGCCAATTGTTGGTTCATCAAGCACATACAGGCTTCCAATGAGTGAACTACCCAGCGAATTTGCCAGACTGATACGCTGCGACTCACCACCACTGAGCGTTTTAGCCAGTCGGTTAAGCGTAAGATAGCTTAGCCCAACTTCATCAAGGTACTTCAGGCGTTTACGGATTTCGTAGAGTACCTGCTCGGCTACTTCCTTTTCGAACTCGGAAAGCTCCAGGTTTTCAAAAAATTCCCTCGCGTGGCCGATGGTCATTTCTGCTACTTCGCCAATATGCTTATCGTTTACTTTAACATAGAGCGCATCTTTGCGCACGCGGTACCCTTTGCAATCTGGGCAGCGACTGTATCCGCGATAGCGCGAATAGAATACTCGCATATGGACTTTATAGGATTGGCTTTTCACATCCTCAAAAAATGGACGAATGCCAATATATTCATCTTTACCCTCCCATATAATTTCTTTTACGTCATCATCAAGCTCTTGGTAGGGGGTATCAATAGGCAGGCTATATCGTGCTGAAACTTTAACAAGATCACGCAGATGCTTGCTGAACTTTTCACCACTATACGGAGCAATAGCTCCATTGCGGATGGTTTCTTCGGGATCAGGGATGACGAGATTTTCATCAATACCAGAAACCTTGCCAAACCCTTCACACTTATCACAGGCACCGAACGGATTATTAAACGAAAACATCTGCGGTTTAGGCTCAGTGAATTCAATGCCGTCCATCTCAAACCGCTCGCTGAATTTGTGTTCTTCACCATCACGGATTTTAATAGAGCAGCGGCCGTTGCCCTCCTGAAAAGCCGTTTCAAGCGATCCGGCAATACGAGTTCGTGTGTCTTCATCATTCTTAAGAACAAGCCGATCTACCAATACCCGGTAGTTGTCTGCGCTGATGTCCTTTGGATCTACATCATCGGTCGTCAGATCCAAAATATTTTCGTCATCAATATGCAGGAGACGAGAATACCCCTTTTCCTTAAGAACTCGGAGTTCATCCTCCAATCCTTTCTCTTCGTGAACCGGTATAGAAAACAGTACGTAAAATTTAGTGCCTTCGTCATGTTCGTTGTGAAGTTCCTCAATAACCGTTTTGGTACTGTCTTTTTTCACCTCTTTTCCCGATTTAGGCGAAATAGTATGACCGATCCGTGCGTAAAGCAGGCGCATATAATCGTAGATCTCTGTCGTAGTACCAACTGTAGATCGGGGATTCGAAGATGTCGTTTTTTGTTGAATGGCCATGGCTGGTGAAATACCCTGCATGAAATCCACATCGGGTTTGTCCATGCGTTCTAAAAACTGCCGGGCATAACTGGAAAGACTTTCCACGTATCGTCGCTGCCCCTCGGCATAAATGGTATCAAAGGCCAAGCTGGATTTACCTGAACCACTAACGCCGGTAACGACGGTCATCTTGTTACGGGGGATCTCGACATCGATTTCTTTGAGGTTATGAACGCGGGCCCCTTTAACAATAATGGGGCGATCTTTGTCGGTTTCAGATTGCTTTTTCTCGTTGATCGTTTCGGTCTGAGACATGCAGTTATTTTTGCGTTTGTATAAACGGGTAAAGGTACAAATTTTACGACAAAAAGTGAGGGGTTAATCCCATGAAACAATCATAAAGAACAACCTGTAAAGAATTTGCGTTCAAGAGGTATGACTTTTCATCCTTAAAACGATAACGTGGCCAAAGATATGGACATTGCTCGACAAATAGAGGGTATTATACTATTTATTGGAATTCCATCGCTGGAATATTTTGAGCTTCTGCCTCTCCCGAAATTATTAGTTCTTGTTTTGGTGGCAGGTTATTGCGGGTATCAATTATGGAAAGACACAGAATTTGGTGGAGGGTTGTTCCGGAAATCCGGTAACCATCAAATCAGCAAAACCATATTGCTTAGAACCGTTGTGATAGCACCTGCTTTAACAGGGTTGGTTTGGGTTTTACCAGATTTGAATCTGTTCAGTTTTCCCATTGAACGGCCCTGGCTTTGGATGATTGTGATGGTATTATATCCACTGTTATCGGCTCTGCCCCAGGAGTTTATTTATCGCACCTTCTTTTTCAATCGGTATAAAGAAATATTTACCCTTCCTCATAGCGATATTATTTACAGTGCGGCTGCGTTTTCGTTTTTGCATATTGTATATGACAACTGGTGGGCTGTTGGGCTTAGTTTTTTAGCGGGACTTTTATTTGGGATTACGTACAAGCGAACCGAATCGCTGTACTGGGTGGCTTTAGAGCATATTATTTATGGATGGCTTGTTTTTACGCTTGGGCTTGGACCATACTTTTTTGAGGCGTTTTAATAGTTTGTCTGTGTCAATAATACGCATTGGTAGTTGCGGTGCATACAATTATATTCAGTTTCTTGTTAAAACTTTAGATGATATAGTACATTGAATTGTCATGAGTCTTGATGTTTCTCCGCAACAGTTTGAAGAGTGGATTGAACAAACAGGTCAATTGATCAAAAGGTTTTATGCTGATGATTTGACATCGCCCGTATTTGCCGGCAAGTCTCCTGCCGAGGTACAAGCACTTTTGGAGGAATCGCTGCCACGGCAATCACAAAATATTGAAGCCTTGCTGGATGAGGTTGGTGAAAAGGTATTGAGCTCGATCACCAACAGCGCGGGTCCCCGTTATTTTGGATATATTACTGGCGGTGGAAACCAAGTAGCGGTGTTAGCCGAAATGATTAAGGCCTCTCTCAATCAGAATAATTTAAAATGGCATTCGTCGCCGGTAAGTACGGAGTTGGAACGGCTGGTGATGCGTTGGGTTGCTGATTTTATAGGGTATCCCACAAGCAGCGCAGGGGTGCTTTTAAGTGGGGGATCGGTGGCCAATTTTAACTGTCTGGCGGTAGCGCGAAAAATTAAGGCGCCTTCTGATATTTCGGATGAGGGAATCTATGGTTCTAATCCCATGACTGTATATGTTTCGGAGGAGGGGCACTCCAGTTTTGACAAAGCGATGGATATGTTGGGGCTTGGGAAAAAGTATTTGCGAAAAATCCCCGTTGAGGATGATTTTCGCATTAATATTGAAGCGCTTGAAGAGCAAATTCGATCCGACAAAAATGCGGGCCTCAATCCCATCTGTGCTATTGCCGTTGCAGGTACGACTAATACGGGTGCCGTTGATAATTTACAGGCCGTCGCAGATATCTGTGAAGAATATGGTTTGTGGTATCATGTGGATGCGGCTTACGGTGGGCCTGCTGCAAGAGTTGATAAGACAATCCCGCTTTTTGAAGGGATTGAACGCGCTGATTCGGTGGTAGTTAATCCCCATAAATGGATGTACGTACCCTTTGAAGCAGGCGGGGCGCTTGTCAAAAATCCAGAGCATCTTCGCCGTACGTTTAGCACGATCCCTGACTATCTGAAATCGGATCAGCAGAATGGAGGGCGTACAGACCTAATGGAATATAATTTGCCGCTGACGAAAGAGTTTAAGGCACTTAAGGTATGGATGACGATAAAGGCGTACGGTGCTGATCGGTTGCGCAATGAAATTGCTTCTGATATTGATAAGGCCCAATACTTAGTTGATTTAATCAGCGAAGAGAAAGGCTTGGAACTTATGGCACCGGTACCTCTGTCAATTGTTTGTTTTCGTTACAATCCAGGTGGATTAGATGCAAAGCAATTGGATGTACTAAATGACAAAATCATTGATAAGGTGGAGATAGATGGTCGCGTATTTTTAACGGGCACAAAGATTAACGGGGCTACCGCAATACGAGTTTGTTTTATTAATCACCGTACAAAAAGGAAGGATATACAGCTTTTAAAAGAAACCGTGTTGGATATTGCCATGAATTAGCGTAGGAAATATAAGTGGTCTATACGGGTCTTAAATAGTTGTTAAGGCATGGCAAATAATATCCCAAAGAAATATATTTTCGGATAAGTTCATGTTAATCAGTTGTTTAGGGTTGTATGTTTTGGGGGTTGTTATTTTTGATATGCAGGTTATTTTCATTACCTTTTTTCAATGTTTTACAGGCACATGTTAGTTTGTGAGCAAAAGAATCATCTACACATAACCAAATAATGAGTACAAGTTAGTTTATGGATTTATTTGATAAACTGGAGTCAAAACCAGGCCCACTGGGAGAATTTACTTCAGATGGATATGGCTACTACACTTATCCTAAACTCGAAGGTCCTTTGGGACCCGTAATGAAGTTTAATGATGAGGATGTCATTGTCTGGAGTATTAACGATTACCTGGGGGTTGGAAGCAATGAGGAAGTAAAACAGTATGATGCAAAAATTGCTCAGGATCACAGCTTGAGTAGCCCGATGGGAGCTCGGCTGATGACCGGGAATACCACTGAGCATGAAAAGCTCGAAGAAGAGCTGGCCGATTTTGTACACAAGGATGATGCCTTCCTTCTTAACTATGGCTACCAGGGAATCATGAGTGTGATTCACGCCCTTGTAGATCGAAATGATATTTTAATCTATGATGAGCTGAGTCATGCTTGTATTGTAGATGGTAAGCAGTTGGCCATGGCTGATAAGTATGTATTTAAGCACAATGATATCGAAAGTTTTAAGACTCAGTTAGAACGAGCCCATCGCAAGAAAAAAGATAATGGGGCCGTTCTGGTTGTAACTGAGGGGGCCTTTGGAATGACAGGTGATCTGGGCATTCTCAATGAAATGATTGCTCTTAAGGAAGAATATCCATTCCGTTTGTTGGTAGATGATGCTCACGGCGTTGGAACGATGGGCGAAGATGGATCGGGCACGGGTACTCACTTAGGTTGTCACGAAGGCATAGATCTTTACTTTGGTACCTTTGCCAAGGCTTTTGCGCTTATTGGTGCTTTTGTTGCTACCAATGAGCGTGTGGTTGAATTTTTAAAAGCCAATGTCCGAAGTCAGATTTTTGCCAAGTCGGTGCCGATGCCTATTGTAAAATCGGCGC belongs to Fodinibius sp. Rm-B-1B1-1 and includes:
- the uvrA gene encoding excinuclease ABC subunit UvrA, translated to MSQTETINEKKQSETDKDRPIIVKGARVHNLKEIDVEIPRNKMTVVTGVSGSGKSSLAFDTIYAEGQRRYVESLSSYARQFLERMDKPDVDFMQGISPAMAIQQKTTSSNPRSTVGTTTEIYDYMRLLYARIGHTISPKSGKEVKKDSTKTVIEELHNEHDEGTKFYVLFSIPVHEEKGLEDELRVLKEKGYSRLLHIDDENILDLTTDDVDPKDISADNYRVLVDRLVLKNDEDTRTRIAGSLETAFQEGNGRCSIKIRDGEEHKFSERFEMDGIEFTEPKPQMFSFNNPFGACDKCEGFGKVSGIDENLVIPDPEETIRNGAIAPYSGEKFSKHLRDLVKVSARYSLPIDTPYQELDDDVKEIIWEGKDEYIGIRPFFEDVKSQSYKVHMRVFYSRYRGYSRCPDCKGYRVRKDALYVKVNDKHIGEVAEMTIGHAREFFENLELSEFEKEVAEQVLYEIRKRLKYLDEVGLSYLTLNRLAKTLSGGESQRISLANSLGSSLIGSLYVLDEPTIGLHPRDNDRLINILKSLRDIGNTVLVVEHDPEMIKAADNIIDIGPFAGIHGGEVVYSGSYDDLQEANTLTGKYISGRKEIPVPEKRRKGSGKIIKLEGAMEHNLKSLDVEFPLEKLICVTGVSGSGKSTLVHDTLYAAIQNQMGTYKDKIGHHRKITGTNYIDSVEMVDQSPIGRSSRSNPATYTKAFDGIRDLFANTRQSKIMGYEPGHFSFNVPGGRCEACQGEGIQKIEMQFMADIELTCEECGGKRYRKDVLQVKYRGKNIHDVLNMSVSEAIEFFVDEERITNKLQTLEDVGLGYLKLGQSAPTLSGGEAQRVKLAKFLSKSAGDSTLYFFDEPTTGLHFEDIAKLLDSFNELVNNGHTVIIIEHNLDVIKCADHIIDIGPEGGFAGGQIVATGTPEEITEVEESHTGKYLSEVL
- a CDS encoding CPBP family intramembrane glutamic endopeptidase, whose product is MAKDMDIARQIEGIILFIGIPSLEYFELLPLPKLLVLVLVAGYCGYQLWKDTEFGGGLFRKSGNHQISKTILLRTVVIAPALTGLVWVLPDLNLFSFPIERPWLWMIVMVLYPLLSALPQEFIYRTFFFNRYKEIFTLPHSDIIYSAAAFSFLHIVYDNWWAVGLSFLAGLLFGITYKRTESLYWVALEHIIYGWLVFTLGLGPYFFEAF
- a CDS encoding pyridoxal phosphate-dependent decarboxylase family protein produces the protein MSLDVSPQQFEEWIEQTGQLIKRFYADDLTSPVFAGKSPAEVQALLEESLPRQSQNIEALLDEVGEKVLSSITNSAGPRYFGYITGGGNQVAVLAEMIKASLNQNNLKWHSSPVSTELERLVMRWVADFIGYPTSSAGVLLSGGSVANFNCLAVARKIKAPSDISDEGIYGSNPMTVYVSEEGHSSFDKAMDMLGLGKKYLRKIPVEDDFRINIEALEEQIRSDKNAGLNPICAIAVAGTTNTGAVDNLQAVADICEEYGLWYHVDAAYGGPAARVDKTIPLFEGIERADSVVVNPHKWMYVPFEAGGALVKNPEHLRRTFSTIPDYLKSDQQNGGRTDLMEYNLPLTKEFKALKVWMTIKAYGADRLRNEIASDIDKAQYLVDLISEEKGLELMAPVPLSIVCFRYNPGGLDAKQLDVLNDKIIDKVEIDGRVFLTGTKINGATAIRVCFINHRTKRKDIQLLKETVLDIAMN
- a CDS encoding aminotransferase class I/II-fold pyridoxal phosphate-dependent enzyme, with translation MDLFDKLESKPGPLGEFTSDGYGYYTYPKLEGPLGPVMKFNDEDVIVWSINDYLGVGSNEEVKQYDAKIAQDHSLSSPMGARLMTGNTTEHEKLEEELADFVHKDDAFLLNYGYQGIMSVIHALVDRNDILIYDELSHACIVDGKQLAMADKYVFKHNDIESFKTQLERAHRKKKDNGAVLVVTEGAFGMTGDLGILNEMIALKEEYPFRLLVDDAHGVGTMGEDGSGTGTHLGCHEGIDLYFGTFAKAFALIGAFVATNERVVEFLKANVRSQIFAKSVPMPIVKSARKRLEMIRNNPQWREKLWENTNMLRGGLRDMGYNVLPAECPVTPVLTKGSTDLCQMIMRKLREEHGIFVSGVAYPVVPRGTVLIRLIPTAAHTKEHIEKTLDGFEAIKDVVFAEAKKQKQKMTA